From a region of the Acanthochromis polyacanthus isolate Apoly-LR-REF ecotype Palm Island chromosome 3, KAUST_Apoly_ChrSc, whole genome shotgun sequence genome:
- the LOC110967728 gene encoding uncharacterized protein LOC110967728, which yields MAGFSWISGTLALLLIAGNCVAAVDQNQLAQLVNEIWGKYKINRMFSLAASIPEKKNMNQQYDAKQVFSNENGEEVKMEIKRGNVFNKGRIVAATPLKKKDKTGKDTHAEYRVLQNFDTFINNNDDKAHDLLLFYVLGSPCYDQCTNESDELNILRFLDQIKKWKHYAFVFTYIFKSKTSNQSTQKQRREALEKIGIRLGLENIFRCEMSGDRMQCSSCSAKKQVADYCVLYPDEEPDSNQRQPPTIPNVPGNNANQAIASSSQRGLDNGNRNDVSTGGRDNGGDNGSSRCSGGGNRLLNCLRNCFRCIRRGRSLERNAANMK from the exons ATGGCTGGATTCTCCTGGATATCTGGGACTTTAGCCCTACTGCTGATTGCTGGAAactgtgttgctgctgtggaTCAGAACCAGCTTGCACAACTCGTTAATGAGATCTGGGGAAA GTACAAAATAAACCGAATGTTCAGTCTGGCAGCAAGCATCCCagagaagaaaaatatgaacCAGCAGTACGATGCCAAGCAAGTCTTTAGCAATGAAAATGGAGAAGAAGTAAAGATGGAAATAAAAAGGGGTAATGTGTTTAACAAAGGCAGAATAGTTGCTGCGACACctctgaaaaagaaagacaaaactgGAAAAGATACTCATGCAGAATACCGTGTTCTACAAAACTTTGACACCTTCATCAACAACAATGATGATAAGGCTCacgatttgttgcttttttacgTTCTCGGATCACCATGTTACGATCAGTGTACCAATGAAAGTGATGAGTTAAACATTCTTCGTTTTTTGGATCAAATTAAGAAATGGAAACATTATGCTTTTGTATTCACTTACATATTCAAATCCAAGACTTCAAATCAGTCCACTCAGAAACAGCGCAGAGAAGCCCTTGAGAAGATTGGAATTCGTCTTggtcttgaaaacattttccgTTGTGAAATGTCAGGTGATCGCATGCAGTGTTCAAGCTGTTCTGCTAAGAAACAGGTTGCAGACTATTGTGTTTTATACCCTGATGAAGAACCTGATTCCAATCAAAGGCAGCCACCCACTATACCTAATGTACCTGGTAATAATGCAAATCAAGCAATTGCTTCTTCCTCGCAAAGGGGTCTTGATAATGGGAATAGAAATGATGTGAGTACAGGAGGAAGAGACAATGGAGGAGACAATGGATCGAGCAGATGTAGCGGAGGTGGAAACAGACTGCTTAACTGTTTACGTAACTGTTTCAGATGTATTAGACGGGGCAGGAGTCTtgaaagaaatgctgcaaacaTGAAGTGA